Proteins encoded by one window of Agelaius phoeniceus isolate bAgePho1 chromosome 3, bAgePho1.hap1, whole genome shotgun sequence:
- the DISP1 gene encoding protein dispatched homolog 1 isoform X4 — protein sequence MCTVLIVVCALVGILVPDLPDFSDPLLGFEPRGTAIGQKLVTWNNMVKNTGYKATLANYPFKYADEQAKSHQDDRWSDDHYEREKRQADWNFHKDTFFCDIPSDRYSRVVFTSTEGENLWNLNAIKSMCNVDNLRIRSHSQFGDLCQRATAASCCPSWTLGNYIAILNNRSSCQKIVERDVSHTLKLLRTCAKYYYNGTLGPDCWDMNAKRKDQLKCTNVPRKCTKYNAVYQILHYLVDKDFLSPKTADYVLPALKYSMLFSPTEKGESMMSIYLDNFENWNASDGVTTIMGIEFGIKHRLFQDYLLMDTVYPAIAIVIVLLVMCVYTKSMFITLMTMFAIISSLIISYFLYRVVFNFEFFPFMNLTALIILVGIGADDAFVLCDVWNYTKFDKPHAGTSETVSITLQHAALSMFVTSFTTAAAFYANYVSNITAIRCFGVYAGTAILVNYVLMVTWLPAVVVLHERYLVNIFSCFKKPQQRVCNNKNCWTVLCQMFHKIIFAVSEASRIFFEKVLPCIVIKFRYIWLFWFLALTIGGAYIVCVNPKMKLPSLELSEFQVFRSSHPFERYDAEYKKLFMFERVHHGEELHMPITVIWGVTPEDNGDPLNPKSKGELQLDTSFNIASPASQVWILRFCQKLRNQTFFYQTEEQDFTSCFIETFKQWMENQDCDEPSLYPCCSHWTFPYKQEVFELCIKRAIMELERSTGYHLDSKTPGPRFDLNDTIRAVVLEFQSTYLFTLAYEKMHQFYKEVDSWISSELSSAPEGLSNGWFVSNLEFYDLQDSLSDGTLIAMGLSVAVAFSVMLLTTWNIIISLYAIISIAGTIFVTVGSLVLLGWELNVLESVTISVAVGLSVDFAVHYGVAYRLAPDPDREGKVIFSLSRMGSAIAMAALTTFVAGAMMMPSTVLAYTQLGTFMMLIMCISWAFATFFFQCMCRCLGPQGTCGQIPLPKRLRCNAFSQAFSGAQGGRSQNKSHPVSKYQMDSRSQKPEMEHEHYELEPLASQTGICNPAEKVTYGETHICSELFSSRPQNSSVPVHPAYNSEVSKGIKNVANSSVLQTSVDQHTICPIFSQNRQCSCPDTYKQVTVKWSPHSCQQLSDTFCYQCSPSPGTVQIQSSVVPINALQQAAEGYVHPVQHILHCDCLQGRLKRTMTQNSLPKNFFLRSVQQFQAHQRINRTDTHAHQNPEENVRTVPKVMSSSQFLYRNAAPLIVRCSECENSVQSNQKGFCQQTGKCDEKGGTEANEVESKKASLSKQKKKADSKTDQCSLQNDQVLKADQNDKNHLLTRSGREARSEGCCESSHCCGKAIAVKCNSVDCQMPNIEANVPPMLMRPELSNESLLIKTL from the exons ATGTGCACTGTGCTCATAGTGGTGTGTGCACTCGTGGGAATATTAGTTCCAGATCTTCCAGATTTCTCTGATCCACTGCTG GGTTTTGAACCCAGAGGGACAGCCATAGGACAGAAACTGGTCACATGGAACAACATGGTGAAAAACACAGGGTACAAAGCAACACTTGCAAACTACCCTTTCAAATATGCAGATGAGCAAGCTAAAAG TCATCAAGATGACAGATGGTCAGATGACCACTATGAAAGAGAGAAGAGGCAAGCAGACTGGAACTTCCACAAGGATACCTTTTTCTGTGATATTCCAA GTGATCGCTATTCACGAGTGGTGTTTACATCAACAGAAGGAGAGAATTTATGGAATTTGAATGCAATTAAGTCAATGTGCAATGTAGACAACTTGAGG ATcagatcccattcccagtttggtgATCTCTGCCAGAGAGCCACTGCTGCTTCATGCTGTCCCAGCTGGACACTGGGCAACTATATTGCTATTCTAAACAACAGGTCATCGTGTCAGAAAATTGTCGAACGGGATGTCTCTCACACCCTAAAGCTGCTTCGCACTTGTGCCAAATACTACTACAACGGAACCCTGGGGCCGGACTGCTGGGACATGAATGCCAAAAGGAAGGACCAACTCAAGTGTACAAACGTGCCTCGAAAATGTACCAAGTACAATGCTGTTTACCAGATCCTTCACTATCTAGTGGACAAGGATTTCTTAAGCCCAAAGACAGCTGACTATGTATTACCAGCTTTAAAATACAGCATGCTCTTCTCTCCCACTGAGAAAGGGGAAAGCATGATGAGTATTTACCTAGATAACTTTGAGAACTGGAATGCTTCTGATGGTGTAACAACCATCATGGGGATTGAGTTCGGAATAAAACATAGATTGTTTCAAGATTATCTGTTGATGGATACTGTGTATCCTGCCATAGCCATTGTAATTGTCCTGTTAGTTATGTGTGTGTACACCAAGTCCATGTTTATCACGTTAATGACTATGTTTGCAATAATTAGTTCCTtgattatttcttattttctctatCGGGTAGTGTTTAATTTTGAGTTCTTCCCATTCATGAATCTCACGGCATTGATTATCCTTGTTGGGATTGGAGCAGATGATGCTTTTGTCTTATGTGATGTTTGGAACTACACAAAGTTTGATAAACCTCATGCTGGCACCTCTGAGACAGTGAGCATCACATTGCAACACGCTGCTCTTTCCATGTTTGTCACAAGTTTTACAACCGCTGCTGCCTTCTATGCTAATTACGTCAGCAATATCACAGCAATCAGGTGTTTCGGTGTTTATGCTGGCACTGCCATTCTGGTTAATTATGTTTTGATGGTTACATGGCTGCCTGCTGTAGTTGTATTACATGAACGATACCTTGTCAATATTTTCAGTTGCTTTAAGAAACCTCAGCAGAGGGTATGCAACAACAAAAACTGCTGGACAGTGTTGTGCCAAATGTTCCACAAGATTATTTTTGCAGTCTCAGAAGCATCCAGGATATTTTTTGAGAAAGTTTTGCCATGCATTGTTATCAAATTTCGGTATATTTGGCTTTTCTGGTTCCTTGCCTTAACAATTGGTGGAGCATATATCGTGTGTGTAAATCCAAAGATGAAATTGCCATCATTGGAGCTCTCAGAGTTTCAGGTGTTTAGGTCTTCTCACCCATTTGAACGATACGATGCAGAATACAAAAAACTTTTTATGTTTGAACGTGTCCACCACGGAGAAGAGCTCCACATGCCGATTACCGTAATCTGGGGTGTCACACCTGAGGATAATGGTGATCCTTTAAAccctaaaagcaaaggagagctgcaGCTAGATACCAGTTTTAATATTGCTAGCCCAGCTTCGCAGGTTTGGATTTTACGTTTCTGTCAAAAGTTAAGAAATCAAACCTTTTTTTATCAGACAGAAGAACAAGACTTCACGAGCTGCTTCATTGAAACATTTAAGCAATGGATGGAGAATCAAGACTGTGATGAGCCATCTCTTTacccctgctgcagccactggaCCTTTCCATACAAACAAGAAGTTTTTGAATTATGTATTAAGAGAGCTATAATGGAGCTAGAAAGAAGCACAGGGTACCATTTAGATAGCAAAACCCCAGGACCTCGCTTTGACCTTAATGATACCATCAGGGCAGTGGTGTTAGAATTCCAAAGCACCTACCTCTTCACACTGGCTTATGAGAAAATGCATCAGTTCTACAAAGAGGTGGACTCATGGATTTCAAGTGAGCTTAGTTCTGCTCCTGAAGGTCTTAGCAATGGTTGGTTTGTGAGTAACCTTGAATTTTATGATCTTCAGGACAGTCTTTCTGATGGTACTCTGATTGCCATGGGCCTTTCAGTTGCCGTTGCATTTAGCGTAATGCTTCTTACAACTTGGAACATAATCATAAGCCTTTATGCAATCATTTCAATAGCTGGAACTATTTTTGTCACAGTGGGTTCTCTGGTTCTTCTTGGGTGGGAGCTGAATGTGTTGGAATCTGTCACAATCTCAGTGGCTGTTGGCTTGTCAGTGGACTTTGCTGTTCATTATGGAGTGGCTTATCGCTTGGCCCCTGACCCTGACCGAGAGGGGAAGGTCATTTTTTCTTTAAGCCGTATGGGTTCTGCTATTGCAATGGCTGCCTTGACTACATTTGTAGCTGGGGCAATGATGATGCCCTCGACAGTGTTGGCATACACTCAGCTTGGCACTTTCATGATGCTTATAATGTGCATTAGTTGGGCTTTCGCAACATTCTTTTTCCAGTGCATGTGCCGATGCCTTGGGCCCCAGGGCACTTGTGGCCAGATCCCACTACCAAAAAGACTGCGGTGTAATGCCTTCTCTCAGGCCTTTTCAGGAGCCCAAGGGGGCAGAAGTCAAAACAAATCCCACCCTGTTAGCAAGTACCAGATGGACTCCAGAAGCCAAAAACCAGAAATGGAGCATGAGCACTATGAGCTTGAGCCTCTGGCATCACAAACTGGAATCTGTAACCCTGCAGAGAAAGTGACATATGGGGAAACTCATATCTGCTCAGAGCTTTTCAGCAGCAGGCCCCAAAACTCATCTGTGCCTGTGCATCCAGCCTATAATAGTGAAGTGAGTAAAGGCATCAAAAACGTTGCTAATTCATCTGTGCTCCAGACCTCTGTTGACCAACACACCATATGCCCAATTTTCTCTCAGAACAGGCAGTGTAGCTGTCCTGATACGTATAAACAGGTGACAGTGAAGTGGAGTCCGCACTCCTGTCAGCAGTTAAGTGACACCTTCTGTTACCAGTGTtctccctccccagggaccGTACAGATCCAAAGCTCTGTAGTTCCTATAAATGCTTTACAGCAAGCTGCCGAGGGTTACGTGCATCCAGTCCAGCATATCCTCCACTGCGACTGCCTTCAGGGAAGGCTCAAAAGAACAATGACACAAAACTCTCTGCCTAAAAATTTTTTCCTCCGGTCTGTGCAACAGTTCCAGGCACATCAGAGAATAAACAGGACAGATACACATGCTCATCAAAACCCAGAGGAAAACGTAAGAACTGTTCCAAAGGTGATGAGCTCCTCACAGTTCCTCTACCGAAATGCAGCACCTCTAATAGTGCGTTGCTCGGAATGTGAGAACAGTGTCCAAAGTAATCAAAAGGGATTCTGTCAGCAGACAGGTAAGTGTGATGAAAAGGGTGGTACAGAAGCAAACGAGGTGGAAAGCAAGAAAGCCTCTCtgtcaaagcagaaaaagaaagctgACAGCAAGACAGATCAGTGTTCTTTGCAGAATGACCAAGTTTTGAAAGCAGACCAAAATGATAAAAATCACCTGCTGACCAGGTCAGGGAGAGAGGCTCGCTCCGAGGGTTGCTGTGAAAGTTCACACTGTTGTGGCAAGGCAATTGCTGTAAAGTGCAATTCTGTTGACTGTCAAATGCCAAACATCGAAGCCAATGTGCCTCCTATGTTAATGCGCCCAGAACTTTCCAATGAAAGTTTGTTAATAAAAACACTATAA